The Deinococcus seoulensis genome window below encodes:
- a CDS encoding PulJ/GspJ family protein: MTTPPPTRPDVHTAAFTLIELLVAVALALIIMFAASSLLISSSRSSGDLQARNDLLQEFQIAQNYLIANVREAAYVYPQGTTLNLGGGDTTKRPGGGAWVVGSASAPILAIVKAPQEAVSGCSSTNGNACYKFKAYYPVLRKTWVDDSTGTQNDPGADPSNEGSWLLIEYTKNLVQTTPPTVTELTALAPGGLNGANGKLLLDYVQPAVTGLPPLFTAPPAGPQVAGQTRVTVNLSVSRTVAGKAVVVPARPGTDPTTWVQGVLVSPRNVGRLNP, from the coding sequence ATGACCACCCCGCCGCCAACCCGCCCCGACGTGCACACGGCCGCCTTCACCCTGATCGAACTGCTCGTGGCCGTCGCGCTGGCCCTGATCATCATGTTCGCCGCGTCCTCGTTACTCATCTCGTCGTCGCGGTCGTCCGGTGACCTTCAGGCGCGCAACGACCTGCTTCAGGAATTCCAGATCGCGCAGAACTACCTGATCGCCAACGTCCGCGAGGCCGCGTACGTGTACCCGCAGGGCACCACCCTGAACCTGGGCGGCGGAGATACGACCAAACGGCCCGGCGGGGGCGCCTGGGTGGTCGGCAGCGCCTCGGCACCCATCCTCGCCATCGTGAAGGCCCCGCAGGAAGCTGTGAGCGGCTGCAGCTCCACCAACGGGAACGCCTGCTACAAGTTCAAGGCCTATTACCCGGTGCTGCGTAAAACCTGGGTTGACGACTCCACCGGTACCCAGAACGATCCCGGCGCGGACCCCAGCAACGAAGGCAGCTGGCTGCTCATCGAGTACACCAAGAACCTCGTGCAGACCACGCCGCCCACCGTCACCGAGCTGACGGCCCTGGCCCCCGGCGGCCTGAACGGCGCGAACGGCAAACTCCTGCTGGACTACGTGCAGCCCGCCGTGACCGGCCTGCCCCCGCTGTTCACCGCGCCGCCCGCCGGGCCGCAGGTGGCCGGGCAGACCCGCGTGACCGTGAACCTCAGCGTCAGCCGCACCGTGGCAGGCAAGGCCGTGGTCGTCCCGGCCCGCCCCGGCACCGACCCCACCACCTGGGTGCAGGGCGTGCTGGTCTCGCCGCGCAACGTGGGCCGCCTGAACCCCTGA
- a CDS encoding prepilin-type N-terminal cleavage/methylation domain-containing protein translates to MQRTNRTQPTPTRTTPAQTTPAQTGRTQGFTIIEVLVAVFLTSVIALVVLTPLTGFFGLTRRSNQQVTATQQAQQVIEAVRGDWLSVANYDQRCATQPLPAGAQVTLTNLDVNGNPTGTPALNTTCGSNPPDTAPVRRINVQVTLGGATSSLSVDVARP, encoded by the coding sequence ATGCAACGAACTAACCGCACCCAGCCCACGCCCACCCGGACCACGCCCGCGCAGACCACGCCCGCGCAGACCGGCCGCACGCAGGGGTTCACGATCATCGAGGTGCTCGTGGCCGTGTTCCTGACCAGCGTCATCGCCCTGGTCGTCCTGACCCCCCTGACCGGCTTTTTCGGCCTGACGCGCCGCAGCAACCAGCAGGTCACGGCCACGCAGCAGGCGCAGCAGGTCATCGAGGCCGTGCGCGGCGACTGGCTCAGTGTCGCCAACTACGACCAGCGTTGCGCGACCCAGCCCCTCCCGGCAGGCGCGCAGGTCACGCTGACCAACCTGGACGTGAACGGCAACCCCACCGGCACCCCCGCCCTGAACACCACCTGCGGCAGCAACCCACCGGACACCGCGCCCGTGCGGCGCATCAACGTGCAGGTCACGCTGGGCGGCGCGACCTCCAGCCTCAGCGTGGACGTGGCCCGCCCATGA
- a CDS encoding pilus assembly FimT family protein, whose amino-acid sequence MKAARTRQAAFTLLELLIAMAILAVVAGIFSFSLIGTYRANQVREAASQLTGDLRQARSEALKTGQSASVTVAANSSTYTFTRAGTPQTRTLPAGVTLTGASGGPSVVYVAPTGTTGGNGVTWTLTSPGGTRSLKVKVVGITGKVMIDATN is encoded by the coding sequence GTGAAGGCCGCCCGCACCCGGCAGGCCGCCTTCACGCTGCTGGAACTGCTGATTGCCATGGCCATCCTGGCAGTCGTGGCGGGTATCTTCAGCTTCTCGCTGATCGGCACGTACCGCGCCAACCAGGTGCGCGAGGCCGCCTCGCAACTGACCGGCGACCTGCGCCAGGCGCGCAGCGAGGCCCTGAAAACCGGGCAGTCCGCCAGCGTCACGGTCGCCGCCAACTCGTCCACGTACACCTTCACGCGCGCCGGAACGCCGCAGACGCGCACGCTGCCAGCCGGGGTCACGCTGACCGGCGCGAGCGGCGGCCCCAGCGTCGTGTACGTCGCCCCGACCGGCACCACTGGCGGCAACGGCGTCACCTGGACCCTCACCAGCCCCGGCGGCACGCGCAGCCTGAAGGTCAAGGTCGTCGGAATCACCGGAAAGGTCATGATCGATGCAACGAACTAA
- a CDS encoding DUF4900 domain-containing protein has protein sequence MRPSDRTQGATLIVSLLFVMLILAVIMSVTAQVTLATRRSSVDQDAIVRAQFAAESGAARVQARLRVMGGLLSSASLPPDGAQVMSDLAALCGLSSLPAAADGATLCTLNPTTGLNSAGTGVNARVSLLVNAVNQQAFLEAGIAGATPEVRSRFWSDLFSGTQGVPLNGDQDASTYTVSYGLKPLAVIRDSATQYRVTFEVPDVVVTGRAGAATRTVRVRSNLPTLNLLVSQPSLAPYALLTNHHFNSAASENSSDRITFTSRTLFSGPVHTNQQFMFQGKPWFGGAVTSAGCPAGSLGPQCNAITKAAAQPGAYFAGTYRSAADMTPSASAPTECATGDTACAANPSIAPTFAAGVDWDSPVLPLPINGNNQQAAAQAGGIAIAGNVSSLSLYRDTVGGQDVQRVTFTTDAGGAPVTTQLAFGTDRRLRILAPDGSWQDATRNPDGTFAPGTPAAGFNGVIHVSGNVGSLNAGPNAASGAAIAPFAGVTLAADGDIDITSDLRYADPPCSGAHTRNPDGTVTPAPCTNLNAQNILGIYASQGNVNLIRPGNGKATELGNNPTIHAVLMAGQGAVQVDGYNTGGALGSVNLIGGVIENYYGAFGTTSGDVQQTGYSRNFVFDPRTLAGLRPPYFPTAETWTVGLYDGATPVAEPRLRGDTVSTAGNP, from the coding sequence ATGCGGCCATCAGATCGTACCCAGGGCGCGACGCTGATCGTGTCGCTGCTGTTCGTCATGCTGATCCTGGCCGTGATCATGAGCGTCACCGCTCAGGTCACGCTCGCCACCCGGCGCTCCAGCGTCGATCAGGATGCCATCGTGCGCGCCCAGTTCGCCGCCGAGTCCGGCGCGGCCCGCGTGCAGGCCCGGCTGCGCGTCATGGGCGGCCTGCTCAGCAGCGCCTCTCTGCCCCCGGACGGCGCGCAGGTCATGAGCGACCTCGCCGCGCTGTGCGGCCTGAGCAGCCTGCCCGCCGCCGCTGACGGCGCGACCCTCTGCACCCTGAACCCCACGACCGGCCTGAACAGCGCCGGCACTGGCGTGAACGCCCGCGTCTCGCTGCTCGTGAACGCCGTGAACCAGCAGGCCTTCCTGGAAGCCGGCATCGCCGGAGCCACCCCCGAGGTCCGCAGCCGCTTCTGGTCCGACCTGTTCTCCGGCACGCAGGGCGTCCCCCTGAACGGCGATCAGGACGCCTCCACGTACACCGTCAGTTACGGCCTGAAACCCCTGGCCGTCATCCGGGACAGCGCCACCCAGTACCGCGTGACCTTCGAAGTACCCGACGTGGTCGTCACGGGCCGCGCCGGGGCGGCCACCCGCACCGTCCGGGTCCGGTCGAACCTGCCCACCCTGAACCTGCTGGTCAGCCAGCCCTCGCTGGCCCCCTACGCCCTGCTGACCAACCACCACTTCAACAGCGCCGCCTCCGAGAACAGCAGCGACCGCATCACCTTCACCAGCCGCACCCTGTTCAGCGGCCCGGTCCACACCAACCAGCAGTTCATGTTCCAGGGCAAACCCTGGTTCGGGGGGGCCGTCACCAGCGCCGGCTGCCCCGCCGGGAGCCTGGGGCCGCAGTGCAACGCCATCACGAAGGCCGCCGCGCAGCCCGGCGCGTACTTCGCCGGAACCTACCGCAGCGCCGCCGACATGACCCCCAGCGCCAGCGCGCCCACCGAGTGTGCCACCGGCGACACGGCCTGCGCCGCCAACCCCAGTATTGCCCCCACCTTCGCGGCGGGCGTGGACTGGGACTCGCCGGTCCTGCCGCTGCCCATCAACGGCAACAACCAGCAGGCGGCGGCGCAGGCGGGCGGGATCGCCATTGCCGGGAACGTCAGCAGCCTCAGCCTGTACCGAGACACGGTCGGCGGGCAGGACGTGCAGCGCGTGACATTCACCACCGACGCGGGCGGCGCGCCCGTCACCACCCAGCTGGCCTTCGGCACGGACCGCCGCCTGCGCATCCTGGCGCCCGACGGCAGCTGGCAGGACGCCACCCGCAACCCCGACGGCACCTTCGCGCCCGGCACGCCCGCCGCTGGCTTCAACGGCGTGATCCACGTCAGCGGGAACGTCGGCAGCCTGAACGCCGGACCGAACGCCGCGTCAGGCGCCGCCATCGCCCCCTTTGCCGGAGTGACCCTGGCCGCCGACGGCGACATCGACATCACCAGCGACCTGCGCTACGCCGACCCCCCGTGCAGCGGCGCGCACACCCGCAACCCGGACGGCACCGTCACGCCCGCCCCCTGCACCAACCTGAACGCACAGAACATCCTGGGCATCTACGCCAGCCAGGGCAACGTGAACCTCATCCGCCCCGGCAACGGCAAAGCCACCGAACTCGGGAACAACCCCACCATCCACGCCGTCCTGATGGCCGGACAGGGCGCCGTGCAGGTCGACGGCTACAACACCGGCGGCGCCCTGGGCAGCGTCAACCTGATCGGCGGCGTCATCGAGAACTACTACGGCGCGTTCGGCACCACCAGCGGCGACGTGCAGCAGACCGGGTACAGCCGCAACTTCGTGTTCGACCCCCGCACCCTGGCCGGGCTGCGCCCCCCGTACTTCCCGACAGCCGAAACCTGGACGGTCGGCCTGTACGACGGCGCCACCCCCGTCGCCGAACCCCGCCTGCGCGGCGACACCGTCAGCACGGCAGGGAACCCGTGA
- the recD2 gene encoding SF1B family DNA helicase RecD2 — MSFSSPAETFRVSGGVNRVRFRADSGFTVMTARIRNEEGEDPDATVIGVMPPLEAGDTFSADVLMEEHREYGYQYRVLNLVLEAQPTDLTDAGIAAYLEARVGGVGKVLAGRIAGMFGAATFDILENDPDRLLQVPGVTASTLHKMTQSWSQQGLERRLLAGLQGLGLSISQAQRAVKHFGEAALERLQADLFVLTEVEGIGFLTADKLWQAQGGALDDPRRLTAAAVYALQQAAQQGGHSFLPRARAERGVAHYTRVTPAQARLAVETAVELGRLSDDTPPLLDTQDALHDSSRIYLPPTLRAEKKLAGLIRTLIATPPAGDEWIVPKGAAKGLSAEQAGVLDLLADHRLVVLTGGPGTGKSTTTRAVADLAESLGLEVGLCAPTGKAARRLGEVTGRTASTIHRLLGYGPAGFRHNHLEPAPYDLLIVDEVSMCGDGLMLSLLSAVAPGARVLLVGDTDQLPPVDAGLPLHALTQTAPTVRLTQVYRQAAENPIIRAAHGLLEGQAPAWGDPRLNITETEPDVGARRVALLVRDLGGPTQVQVLTPMRKGPLGVDMLNHHLQGLFNPGEGGVRIADAHARPGDVVVQTKNDYTNEVFNGTVGTVLKADGSRLTVDFDGNIVELAGAELFNLQLGYALTVHRAQGSEWGTVLGVLHEAHMPMLSRNLVYTALTRARERFFAVGSGSAWQRAAGRQREERHTALLERIRAR, encoded by the coding sequence ATGTCGTTTTCCTCTCCTGCCGAGACTTTCCGCGTGTCTGGCGGTGTGAACAGGGTGCGGTTCCGTGCGGACTCGGGTTTCACGGTCATGACCGCCCGCATCCGCAACGAGGAGGGCGAGGACCCCGACGCCACCGTGATCGGCGTGATGCCGCCCCTGGAGGCCGGGGATACCTTCAGCGCCGACGTGCTGATGGAAGAGCACCGCGAGTACGGGTACCAGTACCGCGTGCTGAACCTCGTGCTGGAGGCCCAGCCGACCGACCTGACCGACGCCGGAATCGCCGCGTACCTGGAGGCGCGGGTGGGCGGCGTGGGCAAGGTCCTGGCCGGGCGGATCGCCGGGATGTTCGGCGCGGCGACCTTCGACATCCTGGAGAACGACCCGGACCGGCTGTTGCAGGTGCCGGGCGTGACGGCCAGCACCCTGCACAAGATGACCCAGAGCTGGTCGCAGCAGGGCCTGGAACGCCGCCTGCTGGCCGGGTTGCAGGGCCTGGGCCTGAGCATCTCGCAGGCGCAGCGGGCCGTGAAGCACTTCGGCGAGGCGGCGCTGGAACGCCTGCAGGCGGACCTGTTCGTGCTGACCGAGGTCGAGGGCATCGGCTTTCTGACCGCCGACAAGCTGTGGCAGGCGCAGGGCGGCGCCCTGGACGACCCGCGCCGCCTGACCGCCGCCGCCGTGTACGCCCTGCAACAGGCGGCGCAGCAGGGCGGGCACTCGTTCCTGCCGCGTGCCCGCGCGGAGCGGGGCGTGGCGCACTACACCCGCGTGACCCCCGCCCAGGCCCGGCTGGCCGTGGAAACCGCCGTGGAACTGGGCCGCCTGAGCGACGACACGCCGCCGCTGCTGGACACGCAGGACGCGCTGCACGATTCCAGTCGCATCTACCTGCCGCCCACCCTGCGCGCCGAGAAGAAACTCGCGGGCCTGATCCGCACGCTGATCGCCACGCCCCCCGCCGGGGACGAGTGGATCGTCCCGAAAGGCGCAGCAAAGGGCCTGTCCGCCGAGCAGGCGGGCGTGCTGGACCTGCTGGCCGATCACCGGCTGGTCGTCCTGACCGGCGGCCCCGGCACCGGTAAGAGCACCACCACCCGCGCCGTCGCGGACCTCGCCGAGAGCCTGGGCCTGGAAGTCGGCCTGTGCGCCCCGACCGGCAAGGCCGCCCGCCGCCTGGGCGAGGTGACGGGCCGCACGGCCAGCACCATTCACCGCCTGCTGGGGTACGGCCCGGCGGGCTTCCGGCACAACCACCTGGAACCCGCCCCGTACGACCTGCTGATCGTCGACGAGGTCAGCATGTGCGGCGACGGCCTGATGCTCTCGCTGCTCTCGGCGGTCGCGCCGGGCGCGCGGGTGCTGCTGGTGGGCGACACCGACCAGCTGCCCCCGGTGGACGCCGGCCTGCCCCTGCACGCCCTGACGCAGACCGCGCCCACCGTGCGCCTGACGCAGGTGTACCGGCAGGCGGCCGAGAACCCCATCATCCGCGCCGCGCACGGCCTGCTGGAAGGACAGGCGCCCGCGTGGGGCGACCCGCGCCTGAACATCACGGAAACCGAACCGGATGTCGGCGCGCGGCGCGTGGCGCTGCTGGTCCGCGACCTGGGCGGCCCCACGCAGGTGCAGGTCCTGACGCCCATGCGCAAGGGACCGCTGGGCGTGGACATGCTCAACCACCACCTGCAGGGCCTGTTCAACCCCGGCGAGGGCGGCGTGCGCATCGCGGACGCGCACGCCCGGCCCGGCGACGTGGTCGTGCAGACCAAGAACGACTACACGAACGAGGTCTTCAACGGCACGGTCGGCACCGTCCTGAAAGCCGACGGGTCGCGCCTGACCGTGGATTTCGACGGGAACATCGTGGAACTCGCGGGGGCGGAACTGTTCAACCTGCAACTCGGGTACGCGCTGACGGTGCACCGCGCGCAGGGCAGCGAGTGGGGCACCGTGCTGGGCGTGCTGCACGAGGCGCACATGCCCATGCTCAGCCGCAACCTCGTGTACACGGCCCTGACCCGCGCCCGCGAACGCTTCTTCGCGGTGGGGTCCGGCAGCGCGTGGCAGCGGGCGGCGGGCCGTCAGCGCGAGGAGCGGCACACGGCGCTGCTGGAACGCATCCGCGCCCGGTAG
- a CDS encoding exonuclease SbcCD subunit D, producing the protein MRVLHTADFHAGRSLRGFDRTPEVHDALTEIAGLARTERADVVLVSGDLFDTGNPSADAEAAVFDFFLRLRDQGVPGVVIAGNHDSAARLASVTGLLGWVGVQVVAQPTANPADMIRTVETRGGERLVVGALPYLSERRLVKAADLLGGDTGAWRQKYREGMGFFLRRLGEGFTGSSVNMLMAHATMDGAVPSGSERTMQFDLTNSYTLSGLQLPPGAQYVALGHVHKPQQVSDTPPAYYPGSVIQLDFGEAGEKKQVNLVEVEAGRPARVHALPLVSGRELRTVRVDLENVESRLAALSDFGGLLKVVVRAPAGTALPGLKDRVLKLAPTTLAVELDAAQEDLATPDLKREGLSLMDLYERYHREKRGELPDDLRAAFREADELARTEESA; encoded by the coding sequence ATGCGCGTACTTCATACTGCTGATTTCCATGCCGGGCGATCCCTGCGTGGCTTTGACCGGACGCCGGAAGTGCACGACGCCCTGACCGAGATCGCCGGACTGGCCCGCACGGAACGCGCGGACGTGGTCCTGGTATCCGGCGACCTGTTCGACACGGGCAACCCCAGCGCCGACGCCGAGGCCGCCGTGTTCGACTTCTTCCTGCGTCTGCGCGACCAGGGCGTTCCGGGCGTGGTCATCGCCGGGAACCACGACAGCGCCGCGCGCCTCGCGTCGGTCACGGGGCTGCTGGGCTGGGTGGGCGTGCAGGTCGTCGCGCAGCCCACCGCGAACCCGGCCGACATGATCCGCACCGTCGAGACGCGCGGCGGCGAGCGGCTGGTCGTGGGCGCCCTGCCGTACCTGTCCGAGCGGCGGCTGGTGAAGGCCGCCGACCTGCTGGGCGGCGACACCGGCGCGTGGCGGCAGAAGTACCGCGAGGGCATGGGCTTCTTCCTGCGCCGCCTGGGCGAGGGCTTTACCGGGAGCAGCGTGAACATGCTCATGGCGCACGCCACCATGGACGGCGCCGTTCCCAGCGGGTCCGAGCGCACCATGCAGTTCGACCTGACGAACAGTTACACCCTCTCGGGCCTGCAACTGCCGCCCGGCGCGCAGTACGTGGCGCTGGGGCACGTGCACAAGCCGCAGCAGGTCTCCGACACGCCGCCCGCGTACTACCCCGGCAGCGTCATTCAGCTGGATTTCGGTGAGGCGGGCGAGAAGAAACAGGTGAACCTCGTGGAGGTCGAGGCCGGACGGCCCGCCCGTGTGCACGCCCTGCCGCTCGTCAGCGGGCGGGAACTGCGGACCGTGCGCGTGGACCTGGAGAACGTCGAGTCGCGCCTCGCGGCCCTGAGCGACTTCGGCGGCCTGCTGAAGGTCGTGGTGCGCGCCCCCGCCGGGACCGCCCTGCCCGGCCTGAAGGACCGCGTGCTGAAACTCGCGCCTACCACCCTGGCCGTCGAACTGGACGCCGCGCAGGAGGACCTCGCCACGCCCGACCTGAAACGCGAGGGCCTGAGCCTGATGGACCTGTACGAACGCTACCACCGCGAGAAACGCGGCGAGTTGCCCGACGACCTGCGCGCCGCCTTCCGCGAAGCCGACGAACTCGCCCGCACCGAGGAGAGCGCGTGA
- a CDS encoding AAA family ATPase: protein MKPIKLELQGFTAFRQFTSLEFGDLELFALVGPTGSGKSSLLDAMTFALYGQTARLGASGLDALISQGERGLSVSLTFEVAGVTYRASRTKGRRQAENEVRFERLDANGRWANLSDGGAKGISERIRRAVGLDFRTFARSVMLPQGEFSRVLHGTGRERQALLGELTGLDHVAAMQRVASDRAKTLKLEAQSLSGLLDSEYAGVTAEAADTLRAEREATDAEAGRLTDAREALQAAQLRLREQERVWKAREDTARRLNALEARAAGVQAGAEQAARARRVSGVLPLLDAAERARIAAERERRDLRAAQDAADVAARAAQDAAAALDAAQTAETRIPDLEARAEALRDAEGDAARLKRAGGTPQTTHAQPLDWDEDAFQTAREGAQRAEKNRQERTLISAERTSLRAAQDRFAAEERAQEQGQAEMTRVQREGTRAKTDLEAAQKALEAARIDAGLASYRAHLHVGDDCPLCGQTVRTLPAAPAADLSTFEAQVAALGATLEDRRTRFTDLRSAQKVRQAWLDEKRGEYRNWDEQLTQREADLRAAEALVVGDPQTDAARLLAGLAARVRAAGPDPARARRAALADIQALRAATQAALGAVARAQGDAAATAATLRGVQGTADRRQQEAAEALAALNAALNALNLDATQARAAALPEADIAALEEAARTHGAQLAQLREALNELDRQLGAAPFDPAALAQVARDLTATDAALSAARERAGSLAEQERSVRERLERKAELQERALAASRTLDTWQALTNSLKANEFQQFLLAEIEAQLLTRAGILLHEISDGRYRLALQTGEYVVQDLWNAGEVRGVKTLSGGETFLASLALAIALSDYLAGNKVLGALFLDEGFGTLDPQALEAVANALENLRTQGRMVGVVTHVESLSERLPSRLLVTKSVAGSSVQRLDL from the coding sequence ATGAAGCCGATCAAACTGGAGTTGCAGGGATTCACGGCGTTCCGGCAGTTCACGAGTCTGGAGTTCGGGGACCTGGAACTGTTCGCGCTGGTCGGGCCGACCGGGAGCGGCAAGAGCAGCCTGCTGGACGCCATGACGTTCGCGCTGTACGGGCAGACGGCGCGGCTGGGCGCGTCGGGACTGGACGCGCTGATCTCGCAGGGCGAGCGGGGCCTGTCGGTCAGCCTGACGTTCGAGGTGGCCGGCGTGACGTACCGCGCCTCGCGCACGAAGGGCCGCAGGCAGGCCGAGAACGAGGTGCGTTTCGAGCGGCTGGACGCGAACGGCCGATGGGCGAACCTGTCGGACGGCGGGGCCAAGGGCATCAGCGAACGCATCCGGCGGGCGGTGGGCCTGGACTTCCGGACGTTCGCGCGCAGCGTGATGCTGCCGCAGGGCGAGTTCTCACGGGTGCTGCACGGCACCGGCAGGGAGCGGCAGGCGCTGCTGGGCGAACTGACAGGGCTGGATCACGTGGCGGCCATGCAGCGGGTCGCCTCGGACCGCGCCAAGACCCTGAAACTCGAAGCGCAGAGCCTGAGCGGCCTGCTGGACTCCGAGTACGCGGGCGTGACCGCCGAGGCGGCCGACACGCTGCGCGCCGAGCGGGAAGCCACGGACGCCGAGGCCGGACGCCTGACCGACGCGCGCGAGGCGCTTCAGGCCGCGCAACTGCGGCTGCGCGAGCAGGAACGCGTGTGGAAGGCCCGCGAGGACACCGCCCGCCGCCTGAACGCGCTGGAAGCCCGCGCCGCCGGGGTGCAGGCCGGGGCCGAGCAGGCGGCCCGCGCGCGGCGCGTGTCGGGCGTGCTGCCTCTGCTGGACGCCGCCGAACGCGCCCGCATCGCCGCCGAGCGTGAACGGCGTGACCTGCGGGCCGCGCAGGACGCCGCCGACGTGGCCGCCCGCGCCGCGCAGGACGCCGCCGCCGCGCTGGACGCCGCGCAGACCGCCGAGACCCGCATCCCGGACTTGGAGGCCCGCGCCGAGGCCCTGCGGGACGCCGAGGGTGACGCCGCGCGCCTCAAACGCGCCGGGGGCACCCCGCAGACCACGCACGCCCAGCCGCTCGACTGGGACGAGGACGCCTTCCAGACGGCCCGCGAGGGCGCGCAGCGGGCCGAGAAGAACCGGCAGGAGCGCACGCTGATCTCTGCGGAACGCACCAGCCTGCGGGCCGCGCAGGACCGCTTTGCGGCCGAGGAACGCGCGCAGGAGCAGGGGCAGGCCGAAATGACCCGCGTGCAGCGCGAGGGCACCCGGGCAAAAACGGACCTGGAAGCCGCGCAGAAGGCCCTCGAGGCAGCCCGGATCGACGCGGGCCTCGCCTCGTACCGCGCGCACCTGCACGTCGGGGACGACTGCCCCCTGTGCGGGCAGACGGTCCGCACGCTGCCCGCCGCGCCCGCCGCCGACCTGAGCACCTTCGAGGCGCAGGTCGCGGCGCTGGGCGCGACCCTGGAGGACCGCCGCACGCGCTTCACGGACCTGCGAAGCGCGCAGAAGGTCCGGCAGGCATGGCTGGACGAGAAACGCGGCGAGTACCGCAACTGGGACGAGCAACTCACGCAGCGCGAGGCGGACCTGCGCGCCGCCGAGGCCCTGGTCGTCGGCGACCCGCAGACCGACGCGGCCCGCCTGCTGGCCGGACTGGCCGCCCGCGTGCGCGCCGCCGGTCCCGACCCGGCCCGCGCGCGCCGCGCCGCCCTGGCCGACATTCAGGCCCTGCGCGCCGCCACGCAGGCCGCGCTGGGCGCCGTGGCCCGCGCGCAGGGTGACGCCGCCGCGACCGCCGCCACGCTGCGCGGCGTGCAGGGCACCGCCGACCGCCGCCAGCAGGAGGCCGCCGAGGCCCTGGCCGCCCTGAACGCCGCCCTGAACGCCCTGAATCTGGACGCCACGCAGGCCCGCGCCGCCGCCCTGCCCGAGGCCGACATCGCCGCGCTGGAGGAGGCGGCCCGCACGCACGGAGCGCAACTCGCGCAGCTGCGCGAAGCCCTGAACGAACTGGACCGGCAGCTGGGCGCCGCGCCGTTCGACCCGGCCGCGCTGGCGCAGGTGGCCCGCGACCTGACCGCCACCGACGCCGCCCTGAGCGCTGCCCGCGAACGCGCCGGGAGTCTCGCCGAGCAGGAACGCTCGGTGCGCGAACGCCTGGAACGCAAGGCGGAACTTCAGGAACGCGCGCTGGCCGCCTCGCGCACGCTGGACACCTGGCAGGCGCTGACGAACAGCCTCAAGGCCAACGAGTTCCAGCAGTTCCTGCTGGCCGAGATCGAGGCGCAACTCCTGACCCGCGCCGGCATCCTGCTGCACGAGATCAGCGACGGCCGCTACCGGCTGGCCCTCCAGACCGGCGAGTACGTCGTGCAGGACCTCTGGAACGCCGGCGAGGTGCGCGGCGTGAAGACCCTGTCCGGCGGCGAGACCTTCCTGGCGTCCCTGGCGCTGGCCATCGCCCTGAGCGACTACCTCGCAGGGAACAAGGTGCTGGGCGCGCTGTTCCTCGACGAGGGCTTCGGCACGCTGGACCCGCAGGCGCTGGAAGCGGTGGCGAACGCCCTGGAGAACCTGCGCACGCAGGGCCGCATGGTGGGCGTCGTCACGCACGTCGAGAGCCTCAGCGAACGCCTGCCCAGCCGGCTGCTCGTCACCAAGAGCGTGGCAGGCAGCTCCGTGCAGCGACTGGACCTGTAA
- a CDS encoding PIN/TRAM domain-containing protein has protein sequence MLPVRLFVMLLGLLLGAVAGRALAAAQPTELGWVNTLSLMLAGTLIALLLAPRIESAAQALLARYARWYAGLSPRTVAAATFGLIVALLLSVLISTLLRSLPLYNWVWNVIITLSLGAFFVSFAVRNAEAFGLLAFPQVRRRPGSKLLDSNVIIDGRILELARTGFLDGDIVVPGFILRELQTLSDSHDAQKRTRGKRGLAVLEELREVRPLRVEDWDDPALPTTDDKLIRLARETGARIITNDGNLGKIARLHGVQILSIHEAAVALKPQVQAGDHLTVTISKGGQQKDQGVGYLEDGTMVVVEEGLKFRGKPTRVLVVNNVQTNVGRMIFAKLDREENQP, from the coding sequence GTGCTTCCTGTCCGCCTGTTTGTCATGCTGCTGGGCCTGCTGCTGGGCGCAGTGGCCGGGCGCGCGCTGGCCGCCGCGCAACCCACCGAACTGGGCTGGGTGAACACCCTGAGCCTCATGCTGGCCGGGACGCTGATCGCGCTGCTGCTCGCGCCCCGCATCGAGAGTGCCGCGCAGGCCCTGCTGGCACGCTACGCCCGCTGGTACGCGGGCCTGTCGCCGCGCACCGTGGCCGCCGCGACCTTCGGCCTGATCGTCGCGCTGCTGCTGAGCGTCCTGATCAGCACGCTGCTCCGGAGCCTGCCGCTGTACAACTGGGTGTGGAACGTGATCATCACCCTCAGTCTGGGCGCGTTCTTCGTGTCGTTCGCCGTGCGGAACGCCGAGGCCTTCGGGCTGCTGGCCTTCCCGCAGGTGCGCCGCCGCCCCGGCAGCAAACTGCTCGACAGTAACGTGATCATCGACGGCCGCATCCTGGAACTGGCCCGCACCGGCTTCCTGGACGGCGACATCGTCGTACCGGGCTTCATCCTGCGGGAACTCCAGACCCTCTCGGACAGTCACGACGCGCAGAAACGCACGCGCGGCAAACGCGGCCTGGCCGTCCTGGAGGAACTGCGCGAGGTCCGGCCGCTGCGCGTCGAGGACTGGGACGACCCGGCGCTGCCCACCACCGACGACAAACTGATCCGGCTGGCCCGCGAGACCGGCGCGCGCATCATCACCAACGACGGGAACCTCGGCAAGATCGCCCGGCTGCACGGCGTGCAGATCCTGAGCATTCACGAGGCGGCCGTGGCCCTCAAACCCCAGGTGCAGGCCGGGGATCACCTGACCGTCACCATCAGCAAGGGCGGCCAGCAGAAGGATCAGGGCGTCGGGTACCTAGAGGACGGCACCATGGTCGTCGTGGAGGAAGGCCTGAAGTTCCGTGGCAAGCCCACCCGCGTGCTCGTGGTGAACAACGTGCAGACGAACGTGGGCCGCATGATCTTCGCCAAACTGGACCGGGAAGAGAACCAGCCGTAA